TTATTGGTATACAGGGGTTCAAGAAACTATAGGCGCTATAAGGGAAGTTTATCCAAATACATCTATTATTCTTGGAGGTATATATGCAAGTTTATGTTATGAGCATGCTTTAAAATACTCAGGAGCAGATATAGTTATAAGCGGACCTGGTGAAAAGAAAGTTTTAGAATTAGTTGAAAAGTATACTGGTTTTGTTAAATCCTTTGATTTTGATCCAGATAATCTTGATACTTACCCTTATCCAGCATTTGAACTTCAAAATAAAATTACTTATATTCCTATACTTACTTCAAAAGGATGTCCTTTTTCATGCTCTTATTGTGCATCAAATTATTTAAGTCCGAATTTAATGGTAAGAAGTCCTGATTCTGTTATCAGTGAGATTAAACATTGGAATTTAAAGTATGGTGTTAAAAATTTTGCTTTATATGATGATGCTTTTTTAATTAATTCAAAAAATCATGCTATTCCAATTTTGGAAAAAATTATAGCGGAAAATTTAGATATATGTTTCCATACGCCTAATGCCCTCCATGCAAGAGAAATATCTAAACTTAATGCATCGTTAATGTTTAAAGCTAATTTTAAAACTATTCGTATTGGAGTTGAAACACTTGATTTTAATAATAGAGGGGATCATAAATTAAAGGAAGATGAATTTAAAAATGCGTTGTTTTTCTTGAAAGAGGCTGGATTTACTAAGGAGCAAGTAGGCGCTTATTTGCTTGTAGGTTTGCCTGATCAAGATTTAGAATCAATTGAAAATTCTATTTTAAATGTGAAGGCATTAGGAATAAATCCTATTTTAGCATATTATACCCCGATTCCCCATACAGCAATGTGGACAAAAGCTATTGAATCGTCACGTTATGATCTTGTATCCGATCCTATTTTTTCGAATAATTCTATCTTTCCTTGCTGGAAATCAAGTTTTGATTGGATAAAAGTTTCGAATTTTAAAAATATTATCAGATAAAAATAAAAGGGATATCATTTTTATAGGCATCCCTTTTATTTATGTAAATAGATTATTCTGCTATTTTAGTGACGTTCTTAGCTGATGGACCACGGGCGTTTTGCTCTATGTCAAACGTTACTCTATCTCCTTTTGTAAGAGTTTTGAATCCTTTCATATTAATTGCTGAATGGTGAAAGAAAATATCCTTTCCTTGATCTTGCTCAATAAATCCAAAACCCTTTTTGTCGTTAAACCATTTTACAATACCGTTTGCCATTTTTCCTCCTAAAAAAATATTATTACTAAAAAAACTCCTGGTCGTAACACTTACAAAAAATACTATACTTTTAGAGCGAAAACGACCGGACATAAAGCCCATAATATATTATTTAATTCCCTTTAGCATTTCCTGTATGCCTCCAATTGAACTAATTAAAGCAGTTGCTTCATAGGGAAGTAAAATAACCTTATTTTCTTTTCCATTCATTATTTCTGTTAATGACTCAATATATTTTATAGCAATTAAATAGGTTGCGGGATCCGCTTTTGATTGCGATATCGCGCCTGTTATTTTAAGAATTGCCTCTGCTTCACCTTCTGCAACTTTTATTCTTGCTTCTGCATCACCTTCCGCCTTAAGAATAGTTGCTCTTTTTTCACCTTCAGCTTTATTTATAGATGCTTCTTTTAAGCCTTCTGCTTCAAGAATAGCTGCTCTTTTTTGTCCTTCTGCTTGAAGAATAGCAGCTCTTCTGCTTCTTTCAGCTCTCATTTGTTTTTCCATTTCTTCTTGAACATCTTTAGGAGGATTAATATCCTGCAATTCTACTCGATTTACTTTAACGCCCCATTTATCTGTCGCGTCATCAAGTATTGTACTTAATTTTTTATTTATTGTGTCCCTTGACGATAGACATTCATCAAGATCAAGCTCTCCTACTACATTTCGAAGATTTGTTTGTGTAAGTTTTTCTATTGCATCGGGAAGGTTTGCAATTTCATACATGCTTTTAACAGGATCAGTTACTTGAAAGTAAAGTAAAGCATTTATTTCAATCATAACATTATCTTTTGTTATTACATTCTGCTTTGGGAAATCGTAAACAGTCTCTCTAAGATCAATTTTTGCGGTTTCCTTAGTTAGAATAATTTTATTTTCACCCGATACATCTGTTTTTACGTAACGCCAATGCACTTTACGAGGCTGTTCAAATATTGGAATTATAATGTTAACTCCACTTTCCAAAGTTCGATTATATTTTCCAAGTCTTTCAATAATCATGGTTTCAGCCTGTTGAACTATTATGATACCTTTAGCGACGATAATTATGGTGAATATCGCTATTACAAATATTATAACAAAAAAAGGTTGCATTATCTATTTTCCTCCTCTTTTTTTTCTACAAAGGCAGTAGTGCCCTCAATTTTTTTTATAATGACTAATGCTCCAATATCAATAATTTTTTCTGTTTCGGATAACGCTCTCCAAGTTTCCCCTCCTATCTTTATTCTACCTCTATTTTCCACGTTATTAATTTTTTCAATAACTAATGCTTTTTTTGATAGAAGAGCATCAACTCCTGTTGGCTTCATTTTAGAGTTTTTATAAAAAAAACGATTGAATAATGGTCGAATAGTGAAGAAAATTAGTAATGTAATTATAGAAAAAAATATTAACTGAATGTTGAAGCTAAAGCCTATAGATGCAATAATTCCAGCAGCCATGCATGCAACTCCAAAACTAGCTAAAACAAATCCAGGTGTAAATATTTCAACAATTACAAGAATTATTCCTAAAGTTATCCACGCTTGCCATTCTTGCATGCTATCTCCTTGCCCCGAAACCGACATTTATTCTTGTTTCACTCAAATTGTTATTCATTTTTACACATGGAATTAAAGGAATTAAAGAAAGGTAAGTAAATAGGGATGATAAATCTACCGAAGAAAATATTGTTATTTGAGATAAAAAAAACTTCATACTTAATTTTTAAGTGCCCCCAGCAAGAATCGAACTTGCGGCTCAAGGATTAGGAATCCTTTGCTCTATCCACTGAGCTATGGGGGCAAAATTTTATTATTTATTCCACAGAAAGCTCTTGTCCAGGATATATTTTACTATGAATTGTTAAATTATTAATCCTGAGCAGTCTTATTACTTCCATATTATGTTGTTTTGCAATACTAAAAGGGGAATCACCCTCTTTTACTTGATATCTTTTTAATTCATTTGAATAAGTCGTTTTGCTTAATAGCTTATCATCAATACGTGACAAATATTTACGAGGGATTTTCAATCTTTGACCTATCGCTAATTTAGATGATAAAAGATTGTTATGGTGCATAATTTTTTCAGGAGTAGATTTGAATTTTTTAGCAATAATCCATAAAGCGTCGCCTTCTTTTACTTTATAAACAATTTCCCCTAAGCTATCTTTGTCATTATAATCTTCAACGACGTGTTTTGATTGTACAGTGCGATTATTATCACTTAATGGGATTTTTAGTAATTTACCAGATCTTATAGAGTGATATTTATTTAACTTATTAATCCAAGCTATATTTTTTACAGTTGTTTTATAACGCTTTGCAATGGTTGATAGGGATTCACCAGATTTTATCCTATGATAAATAAATTCCCTTGTTGGAGGAGTAGACGTAGCAATCGAATTGAGTTTTGAT
This is a stretch of genomic DNA from Desulfobacterales bacterium. It encodes these proteins:
- a CDS encoding B12-binding domain-containing radical SAM protein — protein: MKNKNKSLNVLCVNPWIHDFAAYDFWSKPLGFLWIVSILKLHGISVSYIDCLDRFHPKIDKHSIGKDDGRGPYLKTKILTPKPLNYINRNYSRYGINPEWFKSDLLNLSHKPDLIFVTSIMTYWYTGVQETIGAIREVYPNTSIILGGIYASLCYEHALKYSGADIVISGPGEKKVLELVEKYTGFVKSFDFDPDNLDTYPYPAFELQNKITYIPILTSKGCPFSCSYCASNYLSPNLMVRSPDSVISEIKHWNLKYGVKNFALYDDAFLINSKNHAIPILEKIIAENLDICFHTPNALHAREISKLNASLMFKANFKTIRIGVETLDFNNRGDHKLKEDEFKNALFFLKEAGFTKEQVGAYLLVGLPDQDLESIENSILNVKALGINPILAYYTPIPHTAMWTKAIESSRYDLVSDPIFSNNSIFPCWKSSFDWIKVSNFKNIIR
- a CDS encoding cold shock domain-containing protein, with the protein product MANGIVKWFNDKKGFGFIEQDQGKDIFFHHSAINMKGFKTLTKGDRVTFDIEQNARGPSAKNVTKIAE
- a CDS encoding paraslipin; amino-acid sequence: MQPFFVIIFVIAIFTIIIVAKGIIIVQQAETMIIERLGKYNRTLESGVNIIIPIFEQPRKVHWRYVKTDVSGENKIILTKETAKIDLRETVYDFPKQNVITKDNVMIEINALLYFQVTDPVKSMYEIANLPDAIEKLTQTNLRNVVGELDLDECLSSRDTINKKLSTILDDATDKWGVKVNRVELQDINPPKDVQEEMEKQMRAERSRRAAILQAEGQKRAAILEAEGLKEASINKAEGEKRATILKAEGDAEARIKVAEGEAEAILKITGAISQSKADPATYLIAIKYIESLTEIMNGKENKVILLPYEATALISSIGGIQEMLKGIK
- a CDS encoding NfeD family protein, with protein sequence MQEWQAWITLGIILVIVEIFTPGFVLASFGVACMAAGIIASIGFSFNIQLIFFSIITLLIFFTIRPLFNRFFYKNSKMKPTGVDALLSKKALVIEKINNVENRGRIKIGGETWRALSETEKIIDIGALVIIKKIEGTTAFVEKKEEENR